The Naumovozyma castellii chromosome 2, complete genome sequence CCCCATTGGAATAATAGTTTTGCATATTGATGTATATAGGCGCTTGCTTTCCTTTTATCTTTATTgctaatttgaaatatctGATGTTTCTTAATAGTCTCTAATAATTCGTCTTGTATAAGTTCCACTTTTATAGTAGGTAATTTGTTGGCAGGTTCATCAGTAAGTTGTGGGGTGGCTCTCCTGCTAAAAGACTTGGGAGACCTTCCCTTAGAAAGAGAATAGTTACCAGTAGTTTGATCAGATGTTCGCGAATAATCTGTATTCATGGATGAATTATCGTTCGATGATTCGAATCTTGAATGAGGAAGTATAGAATCTAATGGCATTGGAGTCGGAGTGCGACCAGTAGAAGAATACGAGTGAATATCAGAGCCACTTAAACCACTCATATCGGCAGCTCTAAAATTTACCACCGTTTCGTAATGTCCACTatccaaaatttcaaactcaTGTTCGTTCTCAACCTGCAAGCTTGATAAGATACAGGAGAGCATGGCAAGCATCTGTAAATTGTTTTGTTTCTCAAAATACCTAAAAGCTTCCTTAATAAACCATTGAAGTCCCATAGGATGGCTTTCCCATATTTGGTTAAAGGGATTATCATCGCTTTGATTCATCAGCAAATCTGATAGAATTTGCCAACAATGACTAATGTCTTCATATCCATATTCTTCTGCTACAAGAGAATTATGCTTTGCAGTCTCCTCTGGATTAGCATATATAAATTGATATCCTAAGGCTAGCTCCAATTTATCAGGAATTAAATAACTGAAATCCTTGGTAACAATCAcattttttcctttccttGACGAATCACCTGTTTTAATCGATGCTGTTGGAGCAGACCCAAAAGGCCTAACAAAATTACCATGTAAAGCTGGTATTTTATTTCTACCCACAATGTTATTACGCATGATATCGTCCCAATCGTCAGCGAAACTATCATAACTTCCAATAGACGATGAATCATATTCAGAATCGTCTTCGGACGATGCCACAtaattttcattcaaagCCAATGTATCTACATATCTCTTTGGTCTTACTGTATTCGAACTTCCTGATAATTCATCGAGTACCTTGCACTTGTAGGATTTGGGTCGCCTTGCGTTGGATTGAGAATCTTTTTCAACCAacttcaatatattttgttctttttgttcttgtttgCTTTGTGCAGGAAAAAAGCAAAGGAGTTGTCCGGATGCAGTCCAAACTGATCCACATTCATTTGGAACAGGGGTTGTGTCCAAAGCCAAATTCCTCCCAAAGTTTTTAGTCTTATCGCCATACTCATCAAAAGTATCTTTATATGCATCTAATTCCGATtcagaagatgaattatcCAATAATTCTGAATCTACCTCGGAACTACCCAGAGAAGAAAGGTTGTCAAAATCTATATGGTCTgcaatttcaaagtttaATAAaggttcttcttctccttcaaGATCTTCTATACTCACATCTTCTCCTAACAGATACCGGAGACAAGGCTCTAAACAATATAAACCTGCATCAGTATACGGCTTGGCAATGTCTTTCAAGCGTGTTCTTATATCTTGTCTTTTTTTAACTGTCAACTCTTTCGTTTCCTCGATAATAAAGTTCGGTGGATTGCCTTTTAAAGGATATCtcattggaaaattaattattattcgTAAAAATATGTACGTGTCTGGATTTGTTTCTGACCATGGTCCATTTAAAGTTATAACTAATTCTCTAGTTGAGACTGaaatcttttcaaacaCAACTTTGGGAAATTTATGCCCAATAGCACTGACTTCTTCGCCCAGATTCTGGAGCTTACGAGCTTTAAAAAAATCCTCAGGTGAATCAGGTTCATTCATTCGCACACCAGAAAGCCAAGTCAAATGGTTTACATTACTTGTTTTCAATCCAGATTTGGTAACAAAAGTTTCTTTGATTCTTTTATATCGGTTCCTTTGCTGATCTGTGCTAATTGGGGGTTCCTTATTGTAAGTCTGGTATTCATaatttggtaatttttcatcaagTCTCTTGGTTCTATCATAGTCCACACTATCATATATATTATCGGTTATGGGCCATAATCGTAGATCACAATCCTTAGACCATGTGACTAATTGAAATTCGCAGTCATTAACCATCAAGTCAGATGGTTGTCTTGACCTCCAAAGAAAGTCAATCACTCTTTCTGAATGACCTTTAAAGGAATAAATTGGTTGTAATTTCGTAAGCTTATTGGATTCATTTAGGTTCTCTTGTTCTTTCAAAGTCGATAGGTACACAGCATTACCTCCACCT is a genomic window containing:
- the MTC5 gene encoding Mtc5p (ancestral locus Anc_8.288), which gives rise to MDAKSGYIGKGPSNSPTFGKSLSLKVDGGFNAVSINPSGRDVVLASRNGLYIIDLDDPFSPPRWLQHITPWQVADVQWSPHPAKPYWVVSTSNQKALIWNLARTSSDAIDHVLHGHSRAITDINFNPENPDILATCSVDTYVHAWDMRSPHRPFYTTSAWRSGASQVKWNYKDSNILASAHSNDIYIWDLRMGSTPLHKLVGHDSSVNSIDFNRFKSSEIMSSSNDGTVKFWDISKGSDNCTSTVSTDFPIWRGRYLPFGNGFCIMPQEGGGNAVYLSTLKEQENLNESNKLTKLQPIYSFKGHSERVIDFLWRSRQPSDLMVNDCEFQLVTWSKDCDLRLWPITDNIYDSVDYDRTKRLDEKLPNYEYQTYNKEPPISTDQQRNRYKRIKETFVTKSGLKTSNVNHLTWLSGVRMNEPDSPEDFFKARKLQNLGEEVSAIGHKFPKVVFEKISVSTRELVITLNGPWSETNPDTYIFLRIIINFPMRYPLKGNPPNFIIEETKELTVKKRQDIRTRLKDIAKPYTDAGLYCLEPCLRYLLGEDVSIEDLEGEEEPLLNFEIADHIDFDNLSSLGSSEVDSELLDNSSSESELDAYKDTFDEYGDKTKNFGRNLALDTTPVPNECGSVWTASGQLLCFFPAQSKQEQKEQNILKLVEKDSQSNARRPKSYKCKVLDELSGSSNTVRPKRYVDTLALNENYVASSEDDSEYDSSSIGSYDSFADDWDDIMRNNIVGRNKIPALHGNFVRPFGSAPTASIKTGDSSRKGKNVIVTKDFSYLIPDKLELALGYQFIYANPEETAKHNSLVAEEYGYEDISHCWQILSDLLMNQSDDNPFNQIWESHPMGLQWFIKEAFRYFEKQNNLQMLAMLSCILSSLQVENEHEFEILDSGHYETVVNFRAADMSGLSGSDIHSYSSTGRTPTPMPLDSILPHSRFESSNDNSSMNTDYSRTSDQTTGNYSLSKGRSPKSFSRRATPQLTDEPANKLPTIKVELIQDELLETIKKHQIFQISNKDKRKASAYIHQYAKLLFQWGLSLERAKILKVGANFVSSFDGGIRHGKSNSDSSSTSGGVQIKWVANNSDAIFAAHTCTYCNLKVTRNVFVCGSCQHVLHTKCAKLWWKIGDECPTGCGCHCPDRFMCNMNK